One Ricinus communis isolate WT05 ecotype wild-type chromosome 1, ASM1957865v1, whole genome shotgun sequence DNA window includes the following coding sequences:
- the LOC8272432 gene encoding pentatricopeptide repeat-containing protein At3g49240, mitochondrial encodes MALSKLSFLTHLKCIATHCHRHRHHHHHHHLPPPSIISLRFLSYSSAEEAAAERRRRKRRLRIEPPLSSLHRTQQQQQKQQIPKPIQNPNSPKLPEPISELSGKRHDLHNRILTLIRENDLDEAALFTRHSVYSNCRPTIYTVNAVLNAQLRQSKYSDLLSLHRFIIQAGIAPNIITHNLIFQTYLDCRKPDTALEHYKQLINDAPFNPSPTTYRILIKGLVDNGKVDKALELKDEIIGVRGFTPDPLVYHYLMVGCVRNLDSEGVFRLFDELKEKMGGGVIEDGVVYGDLMKGYFMKGMENEAMECYEEAVGENSKVRMNAVAYNSVLDALCKNGKFDVALKLFDRMLQQHNPPRYLAVNLGSFNVIVDGYCAQGRFEDAIDVFRKMGDYRCSPDVLSYNNLIDQLCKNGMLVEAEDLYGEMDGKGVKPDEYTYGLLMDTCLEKDRVDDGAGYFRKMVDTGLRPNLAVYNRLVDKLVKLKKIDEAKSFYYLMVKKLKMDNASYKFMMEALADNDQMDELIKMVDGMLDDEAIELDLELQEFAKELLGRVGRGEELMELMEKKEKEKAEAKAKEAEAAEAAKRSAKAAVASLLPSKLFGNKEAETESKEANGNGSEAASVNEGAPVEEATIVGSVPADMNTKEDVIQGETEAKSDAATGQ; translated from the coding sequence ATGGCACTTTCAAAACTAAGCTTCTTAACCCACCTCAAATGCATTGCCACCCACTGCCACCGTCACcgtcaccaccaccaccaccaccacctcccCCCACCTTCTATAATCTCTCTCCGCTTCCTCTCCTACTCTTCCGCAGAAGAGGCCGCAGCAGAACGCCGTCGTCGCAAACGCCGTCTCCGTATCGAACCACCTCTTTCCTCTCTCCACCGCACCCAACAACAACAGCAAAAACAACAAATCCCTAAACccattcaaaaccctaattctcCAAAACTCCCCGAACCCATATCCGAACTTTCTGGAAAGCGCCACGACCTCCATAACCGCATTTTAACTCTGATACGTGAGAATGACCTCGACGAGGCCGCCCTTTTTACTCGCCACTCTGTTTACTCTAATTGTCGGCCCACCATATATACGGTTAATGCTGTGCTTAATGCGCAGCTACGGCAGTCGAAATATTCGGATTTGCTATCGCTTCATCGATTTATTATTCAGGCTGGTATTGCACCGAATATTATTActcataatttgattttccaGACTTATCTTGATTGCAGGAAGCCAGATACTGCACTTGAGCATTATAAGCAATTGATAAATGATGCACCTTTTAATCCTTCTCCGACGACTTATCGGATATTGATTAAAGGGTTGGTGGATAATGGGAAGGTTGATAAAGCTTTGGAGTTGAAAGATGAGATTATTGGGGTTAGGGGTTTTACACCGGACCCACTTGTTTATCATTATTTGATGGTTGGTTGTGTTAGAAATTTGGATTCGGAGGGAGTTTTTAGGCTCTTTGATGAGTTGAAGGAGAAGATGGGTGGTGGAGTTATTGAGGATGGGGTTGTTTATGGTGATTTGATGAAGGGTTATTTCATGAAGGGAATGGAAAATGAGGCCATGGAGTGTTATGAAGAGGCTGTTGGGGAGAATTCAAAGGTTAGAATGAATGCTGTTGCGTATAATTCTGTGTTGGATGCTTTGTGTAAGAATGGAAAGTTTGATGTGGCTTTGAAGTTGTTTGATAGGATGTTACAACAACATAATCCGCCTAGGTATTTGGCTGTTAATTTAGGGAGCTTTAATGTGATTGTTGATGGTTATTGTGCGCAAGGGAGATTTGAGGATGCTATTGATGTTTTCAGAAAGATGGGTGATTATAGATGCAGTCCTGATGTTTTGTCATATAATAACTTGATTGACCAGTTGTGTAAAAATGGAATGTTGGTTGAGGCTGAGGACCTTTATGGAGAGATGGATGGAAAGGGAGTGAAGCCCGATGAGTATACTTATGGTCTTCTGATGGATACTTGTTTGGAGAAAGATAGAGTTGATGATGGAGCTGGATACTTCAGAAAAATGGTGGACACAGGGTTGAGACCTAACTTGGCTGTTTATAATAGATTGGTAGATAAGTTGGTTAAATTGAAGAAGATTGATGAGGCAaagtcattttattatttgatggTGAAGAAACTCAAGATGGATAATGCTAGTTACAAGTTTATGATGGAGGCATTGGCTGATAATGATCAGATGGATGAGCTGATTAAAATGGTTGATGGAATGTTGGATGATGAGGCGATTGAGCTTGATTTGGAGTTGCAGGAGTTTGCCAAGGAATTATTAGGAAGGGTAGGAAGAGGAGAGGAATTGATGGAGCTTAtggagaagaaggaaaaggagaaggcTGAAGCTAAGGCTAAGGAGGCTGAGGCAGCTGAGGCTGCCAAGAGAAGTGCGAAAGCTGCTGTGGCTTCTTTGCTTCCTTCCAAGTTGTTTGGGAACAAAGAAGCTGAGACAGAGTCAAAGGAGGCCAATGGAAATGGTTCTGAGGCTGCCTCTGTAAATGAAGGTGCTCCTGTTGAGGAAGCTACAATTGTAGGGTCTGTTCCTGCTGACATGAACACAAAGGAGGATGTGATACAAGGTGAGACAGAGGCTAAAAGTGATGCTGCAACAGGGCAATAG